From the Selenomonas timonae genome, one window contains:
- a CDS encoding ABC transporter substrate-binding protein yields MIQKRIALLFLCVLCAVLTACGVPNAAEEKTAAYTVTDIEGTEVAFPAPPKRIITLSMSTDETMLGLVEPERMAAVNTLLDDPVSSNVTGLVKAIPQRIGNPTVEEIIALQPDLVVVPDWGDLTMVPSLREAGLKVVVCKGARNLTEIRETVTLLAAAAGEPERGQKLLSMMDAKLAEIQDKVAQIPQTERKTVVLISLMSGYGGLGSSFDEACRYAGVINGRAELGIRDFQVMTKEQLVQIDPDILFLPTYNDHGNYDVQKFRREYLDDPSLQTMKAIRTKAFAEPFEGYIYNCSQDFAFGVQEIAYRVYGDAFKQSEHEHLSAVE; encoded by the coding sequence GTGATTCAGAAAAGAATTGCCCTGCTTTTCCTCTGCGTGCTCTGCGCCGTCCTCACCGCCTGCGGCGTACCGAATGCCGCAGAGGAAAAAACTGCGGCGTACACGGTCACGGACATCGAGGGCACCGAAGTCGCCTTCCCTGCGCCGCCGAAGCGTATCATCACGCTCTCGATGAGCACGGACGAAACGATGCTCGGGCTCGTCGAGCCGGAGCGCATGGCGGCGGTCAATACGCTGCTTGATGACCCCGTGAGCTCGAATGTGACGGGGCTCGTCAAGGCAATCCCGCAGCGCATCGGAAACCCAACCGTGGAGGAGATCATAGCGCTGCAGCCCGACCTCGTCGTCGTTCCGGACTGGGGCGACCTCACGATGGTGCCGTCTCTGCGCGAGGCGGGGCTGAAGGTTGTCGTCTGCAAGGGCGCCCGGAATCTCACGGAGATTCGCGAGACAGTCACGCTCCTCGCAGCGGCGGCAGGGGAACCGGAGCGCGGGCAGAAGCTGCTCTCCATGATGGATGCAAAGCTCGCGGAGATTCAGGACAAGGTTGCACAGATTCCGCAGACGGAGCGCAAGACCGTCGTCCTCATCTCGCTCATGAGCGGCTACGGTGGGCTTGGCAGCAGTTTCGACGAGGCATGCCGCTATGCAGGTGTCATCAATGGACGTGCGGAGCTCGGTATCCGTGATTTTCAGGTGATGACGAAGGAGCAGCTCGTGCAGATCGATCCCGACATTCTCTTTTTGCCGACGTACAACGACCACGGCAACTACGATGTGCAAAAATTCCGCAGGGAGTATCTGGACGATCCGTCCCTGCAGACGATGAAGGCAATCCGCACGAAGGCGTTCGCCGAGCCGTTCGAGGGATATATCTACAACTGCTCACAGGA